AGCACAGACTTTTTCAAAACAAATAGAAATTGTTTCACTGCAACTTTGGATAGACCCTCGCATCTCAGTTTGGGCATCCCAGCACTGTATGCTGTTACCTTGTATGCTGCCCTCTTCAACAGCTAGAAATGCTAACTCTTGGGAAAGGAGGGGATAAAAAGCAACAAATGAAATTTTTTCCCGACTTCATAAGGCAACCAAGCAAAGTCCAAAACCACAGACACTTATGGTGCATCACGAGGAGAAATTGGCTAAACAACATACTCTATTGCAATGCCCTTCTCTCTCAAATTTGTTCACGCCCACTGAAAATAACAAGAAAATCAATATTATAATTATGTAAAACAATTTCAAGTGGACAGATAAATAAAACACCACTGTCTTGTGTTTGTATTTAAGGTCTTTTGGCATTCGGAGTAAGTGAGTCAGCACTAGTGAATAAAGTCTTCACTGCCGTAAACCTCATGGTCCTGTGTTTTGTCATTATAACTGGCTTCGTGAAAGGTGACATAAAGAACTGGCAGCTAACAGAGTCTGACTACAATGAGACTTACCTAAACAGGTGTGTATGTGAGTTTTCTCTCCACCCGGTCCCCCTCCTTTATGTTTGAAAGTGCTGAGTTGCTTTTGACAATGGTAAACTCGGAAGCCCTCAACAATGTGATTTAAAGTTTCCAGTCAATGTTATTTTAATTCTGGCTTTAACATGTGTATTTTAAGTGAATTCTGTTAAGCTAATATCAGTATTTAACTGTGCAGTGGCAGTAGAACAGAAGAGAGTGTAGCTGATGTCTATATATGTATGATGTTTCTAGCAGGGGGCATTAGATACAATCCAAATTTTTTCCCCCTCACTGGCACAGGAACTGAGTTTTATCAAATTTGTTAACACCAGATATGCATTTGGTGTGAAGGGGCTAAATTTAAAATGGATTTGTATGTATTAAGATGTTAAGCAATGGGATTTGACACTTTAAATGCAGAATAGTATCAGAAACGCGGTGTGTTTCTTAAAACCAGAAGTGGGCAGAGTGGATTTGAAATTTATAACATGTTTACTCTCATCTGAACCAAGCAACCCTTTCTTGGAAGTCAAACTTATTCCGTTTGTATGAAGGTGTACCTTTGTCTCTGAACGTTGTTTGCTTGGTAGATAGTATTTGTTAATTGTTCATTTACATGTATTATGTTTATGTCTATCTCAGCACTGAATCTGCAGCAGGAAAATTTGGTTCTGGAGGATTCACTCCTTTTGGATTTTTTGGAGTCCTCACAGGAGCTGCAACTTGCTTCTATGCCTTTGTGGGATTTGATTGTATTGCAACTACAGGTAATGAGACAAGTCTTTTTGAAACAAAATTTTAATTTTCAGCCTTTCCTGACGGTACTTATTCTTTTCACGATATTGTTCCACAGGAGCATGTCAGCCTCTGGTATAGCACCCAAATGTGGTTTATTGTTCTTTTTGTCTTCAGAAAGTGAGTAATAATGAAAAGGTAATATATATACAgtatcccatccctagttgccatgaGAACATTCTGGTGGACCATCTTGAACTGAGGCAGTCTGGGTGCTGATGTCCCCCATGATTATGTTAGAAAGGGAATCCCAGGATATTGGtccaatgctttttaaaaaaaatttcgagtacccaattatttttttccaactaaggggcaattcagcacggctaattcagctaatctgcacatctttgggttgtgggggtgaaacccatgcagacacggggagaatgtgcaaactccacgtagacagtgaccggggccaggatcgaacacgggtcctcagaacCATGCGGCAGCAgtgagccaccgtgccacctgggATATTGGTCCAATGGTGATGAAGGATCAATGATTTATAACCAAAGCAGTATAGTGTGCTGTAGAGGTATTTGAAGATGGTAGTGCTTCTGCAACTTTGCAGTTCTTGTCTGTTTTGTTAGTAGCTATTGTAGGGAAGAGAATAACCCTGATGACTTGCCTCCCGCCCCTGTCAGCTGCCTAGGTTGTTCACCATCCTTGACTGGTTGTGTTAAAGCCACCAAGAATTCTCTGACCTTTTGGTTGTGAGACCACTTAGCTCCTTTTGGGAATTAGCATTGAGGTGGCTTCGTTTTAGTGTCTTCATTATGTTGAAACATCATTTTAAGGTGTGCTTCGTGCTGCTTCAGCATGTTCGTCTAAACTCTGCATTGAACCAGGATTTGCCTCATGGTTTCATGGTGATCAAGGAGTGGGATATATGCTAGACTCTTGAGATTGCAAATTGTGGTTGTGGACAATtcggctgctgatggcccacagcaacaCACCAAGGCCCAGATTTGGGTTACTAGATCTGTCATTAGTCCTTTCCATTTAGCGCAGTGGTCGTACCACAATCTAAACGGAGGGATTCCTTGCAATGGAGACAAGAGTTTGTTTGCGCAAGAACCATGTGATTATCACTTCTACCTATGTTATCTTAATAGCGATGAACCTAGTTGTTGGCAACCTAATTAATCTTGGAGGAAACTGCAATTTAATACTGTATTTACTGGTAGCCGCACAAGTCACCTGACTGCTGGGAACACTGAAGAATGATCCAAGCAGGAACCCCAGGCTGATTTTCTATGCCTCCTACATCAAAGGCAATGATGTAATTGTAGCACTTCTATCCCTCCCTACCTCAGCTGAGAATAACTAACTCAACCCAGATCAGAAATTGAATCTGGGAGCTTACTTGTCTCCATGGTTTGGCAGGTAATGGTGAACCAAAGATGGTGCTTTAAACCAAATTCTTGAAATAAAATAGTACCATTCCTCAAGGGTACCTAATTTACTGATAATATTTTGAAACATTTCTGAATTTCCACTTTAAATACTGcaatttttttaacataaatttgtgTTTACTGTTGGTTTCAGGTGAGGAAGCAAAAAATCCTCAGAAGTCAATTCCTATTGGGATTGTGGTTTCCTTGCTGGTCTGTTTTGTGGCCTACTTTGGTGTATCTGCTGCTCTGACACTCATGATGCCTTACTATAAACTGGACAAGAAAAGCCCACTGCCCGAGGCCTTCCAGTATGTTGGCTGGGAACCTGCGCGTTACATTGTGGCTGttggctctctctgtgctctctctaccAGGTATTTAGACTTTTTTTCAAGCAAATTCTATGTTTTATGTTAAGTCTTAAAAATGTTAAATAAGCTTCTGGTGAAGACTGCTCAATTAGGAGTTAAATCAAACAGACAAAGGTCAAATAGCCAAACTTTTTTTGGGCTGAGTTGATGGCATTTAGCTGAATGGTAAAAGGCACACTACGCCTGAGGCTAAGATTATGCAGCAATCTGCTGAGAgtttctgctcctgattcactatcCAGAGCTCCCCTGTCCATTGGTGAAAATGTGCCCATGTTATTGAAAAGATAGGATTGAGCTAGACTGATACTTCCTCTCCAGTTATGTAGCTTGCCCTCACTAGGCTTGCATGTGAATAATGGGCAGTTATTTGAAGATCTTTGTACTCCAGCAAGGCTGAGCACCTTCAGAACAAATGGGGAGGAAAGCTACAAAAATAATTTGTTTTTACAGCATTACAAATTACATTTACAAACCAGAGCAGACAAGTAAACATGGACAATATATTGGTGGCCGCCAAATAATACTGATAGCTGTGATTGCAGAATATTTGGAATTAGTAATTCAGATCGGACAAGTGGAATGTAATCCAACAGGTTTCATAAATCACTCTTCATGAAGAACACACAAAGAAAAGTAAAACTAAGTGGGCTGGGCTCCTAATCGGTTGTTTTCTTCCCTTGTATTCAGCCTGCTGGGCTCCATGTTCCCTATGCCCCGTGTCATATACGCAATGGCTGAGGATGGATTGCTTTTCCGTTTTCTGGGGAACACCCACAAAAAAACCAAGACGCCAGTGCATGCGACCATTGTTTCTGGCATTGTTGCTGGTGAGTATCTTTTATGACTAATGTTGTAAATAGTTTATTGAGATTTAATGTCAATTTGTCTCTTTGAATTCTTTCACTGAATTAATAGAATAATAGAAACTTATGacacaaaaggaagccattcagcctatcatttTTGTGCTAGCCCAATAGAGCTATACAACTAATCCCTCTTTCCAGCTTTTGGTCCATTCTCTTGAAGGTTGTGGTACTTTAAGTGTACATCCAACTATTTTTGTAAATACAATGAGCATTTCTACctcccactctttcaggcagtgagttccagacctctAACATCCTCTAGATGAAAAAGGTTTCTCCTGTACTCTCCTCTAATCAATACCCTTGATTATTGTCAGCTCTGCTAAGGGAAATAGATCCTTTCTATCCACTCTCTCTAGGCACCCCATAAATTTATACCCAAATCAAAcctctcttccatttcctctattccaaagaaaacaaccacagcttatccaatctttcttcatcgcTATTATTTTCATATATATTTGCATAAAAGGCAATAATTCTGAAGAAGAAATACTTCTAATCATTCCAACTGCTCTGGGCCAAAGAAAGAAATTAATTGAGTTGGGATACTTTTTGTGTACACTCAGAGATTTGGGAAATGTTCTTTGGTTTTATATGAAGGAGAGAAAGAATGAAATAAATAAATTGAACAGCAAAACTAACTTTCCTGTGGACTGACAACTGGTTTCTGGAATTTAATTGGACTTTGaattgaagtgtgatgtgcctgtgcgtatatttgttttttgttttttatcCAGCTATCATGGCGCTCCTGTTTGACCTGGATGTTCTGGTTGACCTCATGTCTATTGGTACACTACTTGCCTATTCCCTGGTAGCAGCTTGTGTTCTTATCCTCAGGTGAGCAAAAAATCTTGATGACTATTATTGTCTTTCTTTACCAGCCAAGAATGCAGGCTGGCAACATATTCGGGTTGCTGCGCCATGAATTTGGGTCCAGAAGAAACCGGACTGAAGTTGTATAATTGGTTGGatgggaatcatagaattcctagagtgcagaatcaagtctgcaccgacccagacccctaaccccacctaaccttttggacactaaggggcaatttaacatggtcaatccacctaacctgcacatctttggactgtgggaggaaaccggagcacccacatagacatggggagaaagtgcaaactccatgcagtcacctgaggccggaattgaacctgggtccctggtgctctgatgcagcagtgcttgccaccgtgccgcccctgggcTTTTTTTTTCCTGTTCTGTCTCTTTATAAATTTGGAATATACTGCTCTGCTGAGGAGGACATCCTCAATTTGATTTCTTCCCCATCTCGTGGAAGCAATTTTATTCTCCACATGTATAGAGAACTGCATTGATTTATCATTCCACCCCACTGTATTGCACAAACAATTAATCTTGGCTGTATTTTGTTCGCAGATATCAACCTTCTGAGCACCTCAATAGTGATTTGTACGAAATGACTCGATTTTCAGAAATCAAAAGCAGCCTGACGAGTCAAATTAACAGTGAAGATTGTCAGGCTGAAGAGAATACCTCAGTGAGCTTAAAACTACTATTTTACCCAGACGAACAATCTCCCTCTAAATGTTCCGGATTAATTATTTATATCAGTGTTGGAATCCTCTGTAAGTATCCTGGGATGAATGACATAACTTTTGTGATGTGTGCAATAGACACTACGTAAATGGTTACTCTGATAGTGGGCAAGGCTGTACCTTATAATAGGATAATTGTCAGAGACGTGAATATAAATTCCTTCATTGCTCAACATGTCCTCCTTTCAAAATGAACTGCTGAAGCTTTTTTGGAAAAGCAGTGACGTCCACTTTCAACAGTATTTGACACCATCATAGATAGGATCATTAGGAGTAAACTAATCAGGAAGTTTGGTAAAGTGCACAAAGGGTGTAGCTGCAGAATGAAGGGataatttaaaaaaatcttcctGCCATAGTTCAGCCTGATAAAAATATTCAGTGTCTTGGTTGGCAGCAGTCCTATTAAATACGCTAACAATAAATGTAGCCTCATTGTGGGTATGCACATGTTGGAACTGATACTTATGAGCCATCAATAGGCAATTGTGCAGTGGATATGGAGCTCAATAAAGATTTCTGAGATTACCATATTTCCTGTTGGGCATTTACAGCTGCTTGTGCATGTTACTGCTCACAGTTTCAGTCTGAAGCCGTAAGATCTGTTGGAATGGCGTATACTATACCTACTACTGTGGTTAGAAATTAAATTAGGATTTGAGTAGAGGGAATATAGCTCTGTGTCTAACACATACCTTACTCTGCAGGGGGAACTTTAATCCAGTCAGCCTGGATTCAACACCAGGCCCATTTCTATTTTTCATTAAATGAAGTCAAAGTATTTTCTGAAAGTTTTCTGTTTTTTATTCCATTCTAGCGAGTATTTTGACCTGCATTTGCATTATACTGGCGAAATGTTATGAGCAATTATCTAATGGATATGCCTATTGTGTGGCACCACTTGTGATGCTCTGCCTGGCTGCTGCTGTTATTATTTCCATTATGTGGAAACAGCCACAGAACAAAATGTCACTTACTTTTAAGGTAAATCTTTTATTTCTGACTCATTAGGAACAGCAGAAGATACTTCTATTTCTCTTTCTCCTAAAAGAGCTAGTTTCTACAAGGGTACAATTACATAGCTGCTTGGTGTTCTTCAGTATGTCAGTAATAATGTGCTACATCAGGGTTGTGTAATATCCTGTGATTAACACATTATTTTACAATGCTCCTTCACTTTGCTTAATACTTTGAATATTCTTTTGCAGTAATTAATTATTTATTTGGGGTGGAGGAGAAAGACACATAAAGAATACCAGTAAGCTCAAAACAACTTGAGTTGCACTCCTACCCTACAGCTAACCTGTCCAAGTATAGAATGTCAATGTATTGTCCTAAACACTGTCCAGATCCTTATAATTGGCAGGGCATGAGAAGGCTCCAACATTTAAAATGATTATGGATTCTGCATCACTATTTAAATTTGTCTACTTGACCATACGTTCCAGTAAGCTAGCAGGTTCTGAagcagagtcatatggactcaaaatattGGCTGCGATTTTTCGCTCGCATTCCCCTGAGCACAAAACGGTGACGTGTGCTAAATATAACCAGATTGTCAGAACAAGAATCTTGCTGGCAAAATCTCATTTCCGATTTCcccgccacccccctcctccccctcactggtGACATACAAGGTTCCTGCCCAGGAAGGTCGGGAACCTCGTATCAATAAACGTAAATATAATTAGTGGGGCCCCCTTGTGCgtgtgttttgggtgggggtggacgGATGTTTCCCTGTGTCCACGTAGGAAAGTGGGTTTCTGTAAGGGGGTGGTTCCTGTTTTTGTTTTATTGGAGATTGGGCGTCCCTTTAAAAAGAGCCACCACTCCAGATTTTCTTGTACACAGAGTGCTGGATTATCTGGAGAGAAAAGCCAGCTGTGCAGCCTACGAGCTGCATGTGGTTTTCTGAGCTCAGCCAGAATGGAACATTTCAtccgttaactctgtttcacttTCCACATATGCTGCTGAGTTTTTacaacattttatttatttttattttggttCAGTCTCTGGTTATATCTCAGAAAGAGTGGCAGTTGGTACAGTTTACTTTAGTAGCCCCAGATTAGGAAGAAGACAATTGCAATTATTACCCTTCACCAGCTCTGACTGGAATTGCAGATTTCAGGTGATATTTGGAACTGTGTCGCCTGAGATGGTGGACAGTCTGCCAACACGCAATGGCACATGACGAATGGTCACATGGCGGAGTTTTCCGGTCCTGCCAGCGGTGGGCATCATATGTGGGACGAAAAAATTTGGAGAGCGACCAGGAGCTGCTCGAAATTTTCCCATCATGCCCTTGACAATGCCCGTCACTGGCAGGAATGGTTACCCACTTTATTTAACCGTCTCATAGcaaaaattaataataatctttattagtgtcacaagtaggcttacattaacacagcaatgaagttattgcgaaaagcccctagtcgccacactccggcgcctgttcaggtacacagagggagaattgagaactgAGAATtcaatccaattcacctaacaagcatgtcttttggggcttgtgggaggaaaccggagtgcctggagcagacactgggagaatgtgcagacttcgcacagacagtgacccaaaccgggaatcgaacctgggactctggcactgtgaagcaacagtgataactacTATGTTAGTAAAATTGAAGAGGGAATAAATTGTGATTTTATATTTTTTTGTTATGGATGATCGTCGGAACAAAAATAAAATGTTTTGCAGTTTAGTGGAAAACATACTTAGATTAATTTTTCTTTGCAGGTACCACTACTTCCCTTGCTACCTATTGTCAGTATCTTTGTGAACATTTACCTTATGGTGATGATGGATGTGGGCACTTGGGCCCGGTTTGGAATTTGGATGCTTATAGGTAAATATATTTATACAATTTTGAGCCGAAAAATAACACTCTGATAAATATACAATTAATACCCCATTTAAGGTAGTGGATAAACATAAGTAAAACCACAGAACACAAAGCCTATCTCTTGCTACAGACCATACACAACTAGTCCAGTCTTGAATATCATGCCCTCTTGAAACATTTTGTATAAATCCAAGACTCCAAAGCCAAGAAACTTGTTGAAATGAATCACCGGGCCTTTAAGTTGCACATTATTGTTTGACTAGCTCGGTTGAAAATATCTTTGCATTTCAGTGATTGTCAGTAATCACACCAAAATTCTTGCTTCTTTGATCTTAAATAGTAAAAACAAATGCCTTTTATTATACAAGATTCTCGCATAGAAACAGCAAATTAAGTTTGGGGGTTTGAGGTGCAGATcaggaatatggggcgaaattctcccgaaacggcgcgatgtccgccgactggcgcccaaaacggcgccaatcagatgggcatcgcgccggcccaaaggtgcggaatgctccgcatctttgggggccgagccccaacattgaggggctaggccagcgccggaggaatttccgccccgccagctggcggaaacggccgttggtgccccgccatctggcgcggaaatgacatccccgggcggcgcatgcgcgggagcgtcagtggccgctgacagtttcccacgcatgcgcagtggagggagtctcttccgcctccgccatggtggagaccgtggcggaggcggaagggaaagagtgcccccacggcacaggccgcccgcggatcggtgggccccgatcgcgggccaggccaccgtgggggcaccccccaggaccccggagcccgcccacgccgccttgtcccgccgttcaaaaggtggtttaatccacgccggcgggacaggcaatttatcggcgggacttcggcccatccgggccggagaatcgagcggggggggccccgccaaccggcgcgccgcgattcccgcccccgacgaatctccggtgccggagacttcggcaaccggcgggggcgggattcacgccagcccccggcgattctccgacccggcggggggggtcggagaatggcgcccaagGAAGGGATGCCAGGAAAACAGGTGCTCAATTGGAATTCCACCCAAAAGTAATACTTTCCAACTCCTTTGGACTCCATGGACTTTCACCATGATTGTGCCATCAAGCTTGACCCTACATGGGCCTCATAAATGTAGTGAACTGCCCTGCTGGGTGGCACCCCTGTGCTTGTTCTTAGTTGAGTTATGACGTTATGATGGTGAAGGGTGAAAATGTGACGACTCCGGCATCTGAACCCCCTCCACCGCACCACCCTCCAGGACCATTCCTGCTGGGAATGGAAGTTTAAAAATGTACCCCTTGTTCTATCTATTTCCTCTTCCTGTAAGGTGTTCCAGGATGATTAACGGTTTGTCAGGAGCACAATATAAATACATGATTTTGGTAAAATCCTGAGGTTATTGTAATGTGTTTCATGTTGCTGGTGTAGTTCCTTTATAGATTGAAAATTATTTATCTTTAAAGTTGACATAAAGATTTGCATGTGGCGGATGGGTTCTAAACCTTTTTGATATTTTTTGAAATATTTGATATTTCCCTATTAATATAAAGTATTTTGAGACATCTTCCGGTTCTACGAAAATGTTATTGTATGAAGTTACATTTAACTTTTCATTTCTCTAGGTTTTGTCATTTACTTTGGTTATGGAATTTGGAACAGCTCTGAGAACCAGAAATCCTCTTTTACTCCTGTGAACCTGGCAAGCCAAGAGAAAATGGATAAAATGCTTGACTTCAGCACTCTACTATCTACGGAAAAAAATAAGGAAGTATCAACAGCATGAAAGGAAAAAAATTGAACGGAGTGATCCCTATTCCCATTGCTAAAATGTACATTTCCTTACCAGCTGTTTTCATTaatatttgtctttttttaaacttCTGTTTGAGTGATTAAGACTGTTATCAAATGGGCTGTACAAACAGAATTACACTCAGGCCAGCATTGATTCACTGTTACATAGCTATACTTGGAGTCCATTGCTGGGGATGCTTTTCAAAGACTTGTTGGCCAGGGGTTTATCAgtagattttttttttcaatttttgtAAAGATGACCTATTTAAACAGAACACACTGGATTGTGACTAAGCTCTCGTTCTGCCTACACAAATTGAATTTTAACATTACAAACCATCGAGGAACTGCTTTACACTATGAAAAAAGTTTAAGACCTGACCGAGCAAGTTTATAATAACTGTACATCCAATATCCAGTGGATCTGGTATTTGGTGCATCAGATTTGCAGTATAAATGGGACAGTTGGGAGTTTTGTTATGGAAGTGGATTATTAAACTGAATGGTGTCATCTCAACCACTTAGTAATGAATCACATGCCGCAGCCTGGAGAAGGATTCCTTGCTGTAAGTTGGCTCCTGTATTCTTGTGGTTCGACCAGTATAGATATTACTGTTTAGTTAAACCATTAATAGTGGAATATCATGACTATTTTACAGGAAAGTAAAATGTGGGTGTCAGTGAAACAAACTTGCTAAATATTCGCTGCCAGGCTTATGTATTTGCATCCAGTTTATATTCTCTCTACCATGACTATGCTTACTGTCGTAATAGTACATTGTGTGAGAGAGGGTTGATGAGAATGTCTTTTCAATTTGTTGCTGGTACTCGGATATTTGAGCTGTTTCATATGACAGTTACTTGTTTTTCAGTGTATTTTTTGAATGCAGAGACACCAGCTTGgttgtttatatttttatgtaaaTGTCCTGGTATTTTATAAATGTTATCTGTCACTTTACAGCCAAAAGACTTGTGGGGAAGAGGCAGTTGGTTTTCTTCAAGTGTCAAGTCTAAGGCTGGGAATTGAGAAAGAATGGGGTACATTTTGAGCTTGCTACCAGAATGTGAAACTGGTGTTGCA
This portion of the Scyliorhinus torazame isolate Kashiwa2021f chromosome 5, sScyTor2.1, whole genome shotgun sequence genome encodes:
- the LOC140421119 gene encoding high affinity cationic amino acid transporter 1-like; the protein is MASKMMETFGKKLIRRRIVDCNSDETRFVRCLTTLDLIALGVGSTLGAGVYVLAGEVARDKAGPAIVLCFLISALASVLAGLCYAEFGARVPKTGSAYLYSYVTVGEIWAFITGWNLILSYVLGTASVARAWSSTFDNLIDQRISAFFGNYLNMNFPGVLAKYPDIFAVILILLLTGLLAFGVSESALVNKVFTAVNLMVLCFVIITGFVKGDIKNWQLTESDYNETYLNSTESAAGKFGSGGFTPFGFFGVLTGAATCFYAFVGFDCIATTGEEAKNPQKSIPIGIVVSLLVCFVAYFGVSAALTLMMPYYKLDKKSPLPEAFQYVGWEPARYIVAVGSLCALSTSLLGSMFPMPRVIYAMAEDGLLFRFLGNTHKKTKTPVHATIVSGIVAAIMALLFDLDVLVDLMSIGTLLAYSLVAACVLILRYQPSEHLNSDLYEMTRFSEIKSSLTSQINSEDCQAEENTSVSLKLLFYPDEQSPSKCSGLIIYISVGILSSILTCICIILAKCYEQLSNGYAYCVAPLVMLCLAAAVIISIMWKQPQNKMSLTFKVPLLPLLPIVSIFVNIYLMVMMDVGTWARFGIWMLIGFVIYFGYGIWNSSENQKSSFTPVNLASQEKMDKMLDFSTLLSTEKNKEVSTA